The Chitinophagales bacterium genome has a segment encoding these proteins:
- a CDS encoding Fic family protein — translation MKKIEQAPIWYENKLFSEANNFSKSPEINEFVQKINDDYLYWDKVKYKKAPISINPEVLWSVVKMSRIFSKKINFANYSFEYNITNSIQKGLHEFDLNFGGNLSSDAIITENDKKRYLINSIMEEAIASSQIEGAVTTRKKAKEMLRKNKKPKSKSEQMILNNYNTIKHILEIKDKPITQQRILEIHKLITYNTLDNEMHEGTYRDSNEINVVDVIDGEIMYTPPSFEYIDNLMNDLFEFFNTNNSTNFIHPIIKGSIIHFMIGFIHPFVDGNGRTARALFYWYLLKNGYWLTEYLSISRLIVKSKTQYALAYLYTEIDDNDLTYFINYKIKTLQLAFDELKNYINRKIKEKKKLADFQKIENINERQAYILKWLYDNSNLILTVNEIQNRFSISNQTARTDLTELVKLGFLVEKNANKKSKVFFKVDNFEQLIQQQKI, via the coding sequence ATGAAAAAAATTGAACAAGCACCTATTTGGTATGAAAATAAACTTTTTTCTGAAGCAAATAATTTTAGTAAAAGTCCAGAAATTAATGAGTTTGTCCAAAAAATAAACGATGATTATTTATACTGGGATAAAGTAAAATATAAAAAAGCACCAATTTCAATTAATCCAGAAGTTCTTTGGTCTGTAGTAAAGATGAGTAGAATTTTTTCTAAGAAAATAAATTTTGCAAATTATTCGTTTGAATATAATATAACTAACAGTATACAAAAAGGATTACACGAGTTTGACTTAAACTTTGGTGGAAATTTGAGTTCAGATGCCATTATTACAGAAAATGATAAAAAAAGATATTTAATTAACTCAATTATGGAAGAAGCGATTGCCTCTAGCCAAATTGAAGGAGCTGTAACCACTAGAAAGAAAGCAAAAGAAATGCTCAGAAAAAACAAGAAACCTAAGAGTAAATCTGAGCAAATGATTTTAAATAACTATAATACAATTAAGCATATTTTAGAAATTAAAGATAAACCTATAACTCAGCAAAGAATATTAGAGATTCATAAATTAATAACTTATAACACACTAGATAATGAAATGCATGAAGGAACTTATAGAGATTCTAATGAAATAAATGTAGTTGATGTAATTGATGGTGAAATAATGTATACACCACCTTCTTTTGAGTATATAGACAACTTAATGAATGATTTGTTTGAGTTTTTTAACACTAATAATTCAACTAACTTTATACATCCTATAATTAAAGGTTCTATAATACATTTTATGATAGGATTTATACATCCATTTGTAGATGGAAATGGAAGAACAGCAAGAGCTTTATTTTATTGGTATTTATTAAAAAATGGATATTGGCTAACTGAATATCTATCTATTTCTCGTTTAATTGTAAAAAGTAAAACACAGTATGCATTAGCTTATTTATATACAGAAATAGATGATAATGATTTAACTTATTTTATAAATTATAAGATAAAAACATTGCAACTTGCATTTGATGAATTGAAAAATTATATTAATCGGAAAATTAAGGAAAAAAAGAAACTTGCCGATTTTCAGAAAATAGAGAATATTAATGAAAGACAGGCGTATATTTTAAAATGGCTATATGATAACTCGAACTTAATTTTAACAGTAAATGAGATTCAAAATAGGTTTAGCATTTCTAATCAAACTGCTAGAACAGATTTAACTGAGTTAGTAAAACTAGGTTTTTTAGTAGAAAAGAATGCAAATAAAAAATCTAAAGTATTTTTTAAGGTCGATAATTTTGAGCAATTAATTCAGCAACAGAAAATCTAA
- a CDS encoding sulfotransferase, with protein sequence MSSKEKEYEVSEHSYFMAYYHVWIKLFWRNKIAQSRYKMAAKIWLFCTLAQPFQLLQRLLFNGRIKKVDLKQYPPLFVIGHWRSGTTHLHYILSKDKQFDFLTNYQAMLMNISLIGRTWLKVLLTPLMPDKRPQDNIQLHPDYPSEEEQPFTSLSIHTGGQVFYFPRNISYHDKYHTFKGVTRYEKRRFVKEYTHLLKTIAYLNSGKKPLLLKNPHNTGRVKELKEIFPDAKFIFIHRNPYEVYRSMQHHYKKMIGSQFLQELSEAEIHERILYSYETIMQKYIDDAKQLPKHQLIEIAYTDLEEQPMPTIAKVYEQLTIADFDKVETAMSSYIASLGEYQKNEFKALPANVIQEINIRWQFAFKQWNYEMVHS encoded by the coding sequence ATGTCTAGCAAAGAAAAAGAGTACGAAGTAAGTGAACATTCTTACTTTATGGCGTATTATCATGTTTGGATTAAGTTGTTTTGGCGAAACAAAATTGCTCAATCTAGATATAAAATGGCAGCTAAAATTTGGTTGTTTTGCACTTTGGCTCAACCGTTTCAATTACTACAACGATTGTTATTTAATGGACGAATTAAAAAAGTAGATTTAAAACAATATCCGCCATTATTTGTTATTGGACATTGGCGAAGTGGAACAACACATTTACACTATATTTTATCGAAAGACAAGCAGTTTGATTTTTTAACCAATTATCAAGCAATGTTAATGAACATTAGTTTGATTGGTAGAACTTGGTTGAAAGTTTTATTGACGCCTTTAATGCCAGATAAAAGACCACAAGATAATATTCAATTGCATCCTGATTATCCATCGGAAGAAGAACAACCGTTTACGAGTTTGTCGATACATACTGGTGGACAAGTGTTTTATTTTCCTAGAAATATTAGTTACCACGATAAGTATCATACTTTTAAAGGTGTAACTCGATATGAAAAACGACGATTTGTAAAAGAGTATACGCATTTGCTAAAAACAATAGCTTACTTAAACAGTGGAAAGAAGCCATTGTTATTGAAAAATCCACACAACACTGGTAGAGTTAAAGAATTGAAAGAAATTTTTCCTGATGCCAAGTTTATATTTATTCATAGAAATCCGTATGAAGTGTATCGCTCTATGCAACATCATTATAAAAAAATGATTGGCTCGCAATTTTTGCAAGAGCTGAGTGAAGCAGAGATACATGAACGCATTTTATATAGCTACGAAACCATTATGCAAAAATATATTGATGATGCGAAGCAGTTGCCTAAGCATCAGCTAATTGAAATTGCTTATACTGATTTAGAAGAACAACCAATGCCAACAATTGCAAAAGTTTATGAGCAACTAACGATTGCCGATTTTGATAAGGTTGAAACAGCAATGAGTAGTTATATTGCATCGTTAGGTGAGTATCAGAAGAATGAGTTTAAAGCACTGCCTGCAAATGTAATTCAAGAAATTAATATAAGATGGCAGTTTGCATTTAAGCAATGGAATTATGAGATGGTGCATAGTTAA